The genomic region TTTGCTAAATTTACCCGCGTAAAATTTCCTAACCGAGGCATAACATGCTTGACATAAAGAAAATCCGTGAAAATCCGGAATACTACATTGCTGAAACCGAAAAGAAGTATACGACCGTCAGCCTGAAGGACGTTCTCGAAATCGATAACGAGCGCCGCCCGCTCCTCACCGAAGTGGAACGCCTCAAGAGCGAACGCAACGCCGAATCCAAGAAGATTGGCGACTTGAAGAAGAAGGGCGAGAACGCCGACGAAGCCGTTGCCGCTATGCGCGCCCTCGGCGACAAGATCGACGAACTCGACAAGAAGCTCAAGGACCTCGACTACAAGCAGACCGAAATGCTCATGCACGTGCCGAACATCGCCCCGCGTTCCCCGGAAGGCAAGGACAGCTCGGACAACGTGGTCGAGAAGGACGGCCCGATTCCGTTTGACTACTACACCAAGAACGATGACTTCGCCCGCGTGGACCACAAGACCCTCGGCGAACGCCTCGGCATCTTTGACTTTGAACGCGGCGCCAAGATTTCCGGCTCCGGCTTCCCGGTCTACCGTGGCTGGGGCTCCCGCCTGGAACGCGCCCTCATCCAGTTCTTCCTCGACGAACACATGAAGAACGGCTTCGAAGAATTCACGCCGCCGTACCTCGTGACCCGCAATACCATGCGCGGCACGGGCCAGCTCCCGAAGTTCGAAGAAGACATGTACCGCTGCGACAAGGACGACGACCTGTTCCTCATCCCGACTGCAGAAGTGCCTCTGACCAACCTCTATGCCGGCGAAGTGATTCCGGAATCCGAACTCCCGAAGCGCATCTGCGCCTACTCCGCCTGCTTCCGCCGCGAAGCCGGCTCCTACGGCAAGGACACCCGCGGCCTTCTCCGTCTGCACCAGTTCAACAAGGTCGAAATGGTCTACTTCGCCCACCCGGAACGTAGCTACGAAGACCACGAAGAGCTCACCCGCTTCGGCGAAATGCTCCTCGAAAAGCTCGGCCTCCCCTACCACCGTCTG from uncultured Fibrobacter sp. harbors:
- the serS gene encoding serine--tRNA ligase, whose protein sequence is MLDIKKIRENPEYYIAETEKKYTTVSLKDVLEIDNERRPLLTEVERLKSERNAESKKIGDLKKKGENADEAVAAMRALGDKIDELDKKLKDLDYKQTEMLMHVPNIAPRSPEGKDSSDNVVEKDGPIPFDYYTKNDDFARVDHKTLGERLGIFDFERGAKISGSGFPVYRGWGSRLERALIQFFLDEHMKNGFEEFTPPYLVTRNTMRGTGQLPKFEEDMYRCDKDDDLFLIPTAEVPLTNLYAGEVIPESELPKRICAYSACFRREAGSYGKDTRGLLRLHQFNKVEMVYFAHPERSYEDHEELTRFGEMLLEKLGLPYHRLALCKGDLGFGAAKCYDLEVYAPVEKKWLEVSSCSNFEDYQARRANIKTKINGKNTFVHTLNGSGLATPRVMVGICDNYQQKDGSLLIPEVLRPYMGGMERIEPKK